Within the Salvia hispanica cultivar TCC Black 2014 chromosome 4, UniMelb_Shisp_WGS_1.0, whole genome shotgun sequence genome, the region AGGAGATTTAAAGTTCATTAGAGTTCTGAGATGTAACACTCAAAAGAGTGGTAAAAGTCTGGGTTAATGCAATGACAGGTTCTGATACGAAACAGAAATGACAACGTAACCTATTCTTTTGCTCACCGAAGTAAACAATCTTTACAAACATAAATAGTAAAACGAGACAGTTCAGGAGTTCAGGTAACCATGATTATGATCCGTAATATAGCCGGACAGAAGATAATAGTAATTGATAAACTGAGGTAGCAAAATACTAACAGGTATAGGACCAATTATccaatatatattcaaatagtTCATTTTTTCCATAACCACAGGATTGTCTGCCTCTCGGTTTGGACAGCTATTTGATATATAAAGCATCACCACAACTGGGTAATAGTGGCTCATAACTTGTCAAATAGTCCACATGCAAAACTTAAAACTGTCTAAAAGTGAGGGTAACAAAGGTTGAAGTATGAAAGTCATAAAAACTGTGGAGGCTGTGAAATTTGTTAAATCTTCCAATTGTCCTTACTTTTCTAAGAAAACCATGAACTGAACTGTCCTGTTTTTATATCtcgttttaattattaatttggaaGAAATTATCACCTGAGCAAGGCCAGTTTGCCTTTACCAAGGGCTTTCCCAAATTCCCGTCTCATACACAAACCACAATGGCACTCTTGCAATTCACTCAACTGGCATTACTGCCCCATTCCTAAGCATACAAAAAGCCTAGAATACAACCTTTTGCTCGTTCTCTTGTTCGTCTACAACTCTTTGAAGCTCCCTTGGAGAGTAAGACTAATGTAAGTAAAGATTGTTCACTATATCTTAGCGGAATAGTGGTGCAAAGGGTTAACCCCACTGAGCATCTTTAGTCTTTACAACACCTAGTGAATTCGGCAAAACTGTGCTTGGCAGAAAAGCCTAAGGTTTAGCTCTCCACAGCTTTGAAATCAATATTTACACCACctttgaaatcattttttctaCCTCTATGTTCTATCCAGAACAAACCAAACCACCCACTAATTTGGTCACCTACTATATAATACAGAACCATTTCATATAGGAACATTACTGAATATCCCTAACTCATAGGCAAAGTGAAATTGATGCTATTCAGttaaacaaacaaagaaagaaCAAATTGAAGAATTCATCCAATACATAGACACACCTCGGTTTAAATCGAAGAAACAAGAGGAAGGTTTTCCCCATCCAAAGCATTGCAATCCAATCCACAGCCACATTGCGGGCATATAAAGAAATTATGAATCCCAAAATCAGCAGATGCAATTCCAACGGAAAATTGGAGGTTGTCGGCGTTTCTGGTGACCTCCACAATACTCAACCAGATAAACAGCACTTTGACTTTAACACCAGATAAATCAGTCAACTTATTTTGACGTATGTAACCGCTGATCACAGAGCTGTACTTGAGCTGATACGACCCTTCCAAAGAGAAACTGCAAGAAGCGTTCATATAGGCGTTGAATTTGCCGGTGGTCTCGTCCAGATCATAGTGTGTTACCCCTATTGGGAGTATACCGATTGGGAAACCGTAGGCTTGGATTGCTTCGTACGCTGTTGGAACGCCGGCGGCAGCGTcaaagaggaagaggaagaggaggaaggAGAGAACAACGCTGACTTTCGATTGCATTCTGCTAATTCGAATATTCCAGATCGtcgatttgattttattgagTTTTTGTAAATTGAGTTTCTACTAATTTTGGGAAAAGAGAATAGTAACAACTAATCCTACTACATAAATCTGATGAGTCACGCGCAATTATTTGGGCTCAATTTCcttatggagtactactatactCCATGGCCCAATATGAACATTCGCATACAAATCCgtaaacattttttatatgaatatatatagtttggATGTTCTAATATGATGAATTGAAGTGAGATGCCAATTACGAATTGTGATGAAACACAGATTTAAATCGAAAACAATCTGACCTGCATCAAAGAGACGCAAAAGGTTTATTCGAATCGGGGCATTTAAATCCGCAGCCGCAGCGCGGGCTCTCCTCGAAATCGTTGGCAGGAAAACCGGCGGACGCGATCCCGACGGAGAGCTCCAGATTGGCACCGTCCTTGGTGACCTCGACGATATTCAACCACAGAAACAGAATTTTAACCTGGATTCCGGTGAGATTCATAATCTTATTGTTCGAGATCGTGCCGGTAATGGTGGTCTTGTATTTGAGGTTGTATCCCTGGATGGTGAAGCTGCACGTATTGTCCAAGTAAACGGAGAATTTGCCGGTGGAGACGTCCAGCTTGTAGTTCGACACCCCCTCCGGCAGCAGGCCTTGCGGAAGTCCGTACGATTCGATTGCTTCGTACACCGTCGGCCGCTCCGCCACGGCGCCGACGACCACCACGACCAGGAGTAGGAGTCGCCGGAGGGAAGACATCTGCGAATTGAACTGGAGCAACGGATCACGGATGGATCGATTTACTTACTAATGGTTTGACCACAACTCTGTCAGTAGCACCCAAGTTGTGCGCATATTCTAAGAATCCGCTCTACTTTTCTTCCTAGACTATTTTAGTGTCCATACTccaaaccaaaacaaaactatGCTCTGTTTTTTTGGCATCATTCATACCTCAATTCAATTGCTTTGAATCCAAATTTAAGAATATAGATATCCACATTTTAGGTGCTACTTTAGTTCACTAATACATCTTCTTCCGAtctcattaaaataagtaGTCGAGGTTCATGTTATTATCATGTGTAGTGTAGCCGTAGGAGACTCATCTATATTAGACTAAATGCAACGTAGTGGTCACGTTGGCATATACTCctaatatatggagtaatatttatgtgatatgTGATATACACTCgtttaaaaaatgtactataTGAGATGAATTCAAATAACTAAATTGCCACTACAATTATTGATGGTTTGGACGTCAATATCGCGTTGAAGGCAGGCTTTATATTATAAGCCCATGCATATGATTAGGCCGAAAATTGTCTTACTTGGATACAAAGAAGTTGCAGTTTATGTCATTTCTTCTCGCTTccatttacaccatttttgggCCTAAAATTAGccttattaatattttattagtagtaaaCTTTTAGCTTCCGTatttattcacaattaaaatttaaataatacaataaaaaattatttcactcTTATATGGAAGATGgcatattattaaaattcacatttcattatattatGATGCTTTAACTCGTAGAgctttaataaaaataaaaataaaaataaaaaattaatagttatttaaatcatatatatgaAGTTTAAAATTGGAACCTTAGATTTATGATCAGATTCCAAGATTAAAGTTCCCGAATAGTTGAACAAAAATTAGGAAGCTACAAACACaaataagtactccatataagtAAACGAAGCAAATAATGCAAACATGGATTAAACTTTAAAGTAGGTAGAACAAGTTCAAAAATGGTGCTCATAACGTTACAGAATTCTCAGCGAAATAGATCCAGCAATCTCATgagaatgaaattttattaacaTGATAGGCAGTTAGGCACATCAAAAGTGAAAATCGATATTGGTAGGCAGTTTTTGTCATAGAACTTGATTCTAGCATATCACATAACAGCAATACAAAGAGCCACACGGCTGACAAGAActataaaaattgtttttaactACAGTGAAAGACAAAAGATGGTGAAGTGGTCAACTGGAACCGTGGCAGTCAGCATAAAATGCTACGACCCGAGTGATGAAGAATGAAAGCTCCCACAGGCCACAGTGTAAGGTCATCTTGAGCTGAAGAGCTTAACTCTGAAAAAGTTGCAGTGAGAATATGAGTATGTAATCGGGTGGTACAGAGACTAGATTCAATTGGTTTTTGCTAGAGTTGCAACTCTTACCTTGTTGGCAATGTTGTTGGACAACCAGTCCAATCCCTCGTAGAGACCTTCACCAGAAGTTGCACATGTGCTCTGGATGTACCTGCACGTACGGAGTGCATAAGATTAAAAGATGCCTAACTTGGAGGGGAAGGTACTCAAAAGAGACTATACCAATGGCGTTGACGGAGGGAATGAAGGCCCAACTTGTCAGTTATTTCTGCAGCATTCATTGCATTTGGAAGATCCTGCTTGTTGGCAAAAACAAGCAGGACAGCATCCCTCAACTCGTCctgaaaagaaacaaaaagttTCGCTCTGTTGTGGCACAGTTTTCTATTTGCTCATCTGAAACAGTCAAAAGAATATTGATTTACCTCATTCAGCATCCTGTGCAATTCGTCCCTTGCTTCAACTACACGATCACGATCGTTGCTGTCAACAACAAAGATAAGGCCCTGGGTGTTCTGGAAATAATGCCTCCACAATGGACGGATCTACATAACAGAGTATATCAAATTCTGGTAAAAAAAGATCAAACTTGAAGGTGGTCAAGTTAACATGAGTGCATAAATTTCAGGGGAGAGGGGTGTATGGAGTGGAGATGCTTGCAATAATATACTAGCAATTATTGACTTTAGCACTTAATTTAGGCTTCTTTAACTGTTCAGATCCTGCACATGCGGATATTAGCCCCAGTTATATGCATTCTACTTAAATATTTGACACTTAGATGCACACCACAGGGGCATAAACATTTCCATCAGAACAAGAGCAAGACCTTTCTAATGCTTTAGGTAAAGAAAGGACATAGCAATTGACACATTAACAATCAAGAGACTTTTTTAACCCACggattttcttaaattatagtaattcaTAATGAATCCATGTCTGATGCAGGAAAAAAACCTAGTAACATTGGATCATGTAAATACTCAGGAAAAAGAGCAAAGCAGTGAAATGCATACCTTGTCCTGACCACCAACATCCCAAACAGTGAAGCTAATGTTCTTATATTCCACAGTCTCCACATTGAACCCTGAACAACAGTACTTATTCTCATGAGATTAAGAGTCAGGAAATTTTAAATGGATTAGTTTTAAGGTATAGTTCAATATTCCTGCAGGGCAAAGTTGAATATACACTTAATCTTGTAAAATCATGGACTGGGACATTTTAAAAAGGAATGCACATCGCACACGCGCACATATACTAGGGTTTTAGTGATACTCCATTGAATTCTctgtgaaaaaataagaatggTGAACAAGCACATAAAAGCTTTGAACAAGAAATGGATGAATTTTCGCTCATaacagaattaaaaaaataggcaTAGCATTCATCCAGTGAGAAGATGCATCCACTGCAGATATTAAAGATCAAAAAGGTTAAAATGATTCTCATTTGTTACCAACATTTAGTACCATTTTCGCAGACACAAAAATGTGCAAAACGAAAAGGATGAAACTTACCTATAGTAGGAATTGTGGTGACAATTTCTCCAAGCTTAAGTTTGTAGAGAATGGTTGTTTTACCAGCGGCATCGAGACCTACCATGAGTATACGCATCTCTTTCTTGGCAAAGAGCCGGCTGAAAAGCTTTGTGAAAGACAGCCCCATCTTTTAGCTGCCAAATACCCAACCTACAAAGCTAggataaaagaaaagaagaaaacaagcATATTCATTATCATCTGAAATAAATGATGTGATCTTATAAGACAAAACCAACGAAATTGTATTAACTCATGTTAACTTCACTCTAGCCATTCTTACCCAGGCTACAAGATCACCAGAACTGAATCTGCTGATCAggcaaaataaaatggaatcaTCAGGACAATAAGACTACACTAATATTCTCCAAAATACAAGCAGAAACTATCGAATCCTACATCTGGAGCAAATTAAAACACGAGATCTACCACGTTCGCGACCGGATCAAGAAAATTGAGGACAATTAAGCACAACAAGGAATTCAAACCACCAGCTCATGAGATCGACgatgaaattacaaaaatataatgaatccaattttttaaagttcaaaaatgaaatctgGCACAAATCATACCGGATTCTGCATATCATATTCATAGGACCAACACAAATCGCTATAATTCAGCTATAAACAGGAtatagagagaagagaagTAATTCTTACATTGAAGAGGAGCAGCGACGATGGACCGGGGTTTAGAGATCTCTCCAAAAGAACGATGACTATTTTTATGGTGGTgcgtatttctttttcttttctttaagtCTAGTATGATTTGATACATggaattgtaattgtaattgtaattgtaattgatattgaaaaatttaaaattcaatgtttaataaaatgaagtacttaatatttaatattatttgatatcaaaattaaatttgaagaatttatacacattatacacaaaatatatactatataccggaaatatcaaataaaaatgtacaaatatGGTTTTGCATATCCAAACAAAAGTTAAATCACAGGTCCCTTATATCATTTCAAATCCTGGAAAATCAAATGTCGGCAAAAGGCGAGCGGCTGCAGTTGGAGAGTGAGTGTACAAAAATGCCCCTTACGCATTTGGCAATATTTTGTTCGAAAAAgtgtttaaaaaatacaaaagtaaCATAAACTAGCCAAGTATATAGTAGAAACCGCAAATGTACATCACATTAAGAATAGAACCTTAATATGTAGATtgactttaaattttaatgccTGTATTTTAGCTCTTTCTACTGCAAAGATTCATGAAGTTATATTTGATGAATCAAACACATATTTCAAACATCAAATATAACTTAATCAATCTTTGCAGTAAAAGCTCACCAAATAttataacatatatatatcaataataatataggCACCACATTAAACCTCTAAATTTATAGAGAGTGTTTGGGTTCATCTTGACTAATGTGCTTGCATGTAGTGTAGGTCGTGCTTGATCATATATCGTTTATGAGATccgtaaataaaaaatagccATATCTAGAAACATTCTAATTCGTAtgattattgttattttaaaaattaagaagttagagtaattagaaaaatgagtggTACAATGCATAGAATCAGCCTTGGTTCATTACATATTTACAGATCAGTGACTTTAAACGAGATAAAGATAAgtcaaaaagagaaatatagaCTAGTGATTGGGGTGAACAACATTAATAAAACacaaagtataataaaaaaatcttttacTTTTGAAAGAATAACAAAAAGCCGTTGAAAAACTTGTGTTAATCCTTTCCGATCCCCTGCTACAGTTAAAAATTGTTTCATACTGTAATTACCAATTCACTTATAATTACTCCGTAGTTTATATGATGCCGCCCACCTCCCCACtcagttaaaaaaaatggaatttctCTAAGACATGCAAGAAATTTGTTTTAGTGGAACTATATATAtgagtttgaaattttgagattagaaatttttataatatttcattggCTCTTATTGTAATGGTAGAGGATTTTCCACACCAAATACGAAAAATGGacaatataaataagaaaaataacttGTCCCTCATTGGCTCTTACTGTGTTCGTCACATCAACCACTCCCCATGCGGTAAATATTTCCACGGAAACATTTTTACGccataaaaattgatatatatagaagaaccACAAgctagaaaaaaaagttaaaagtattaatatcaaattcataattttcacctttttttCTGAATAAGCATCCAATAATCAAGATCTGCAAACTAGGCCGGATAAATAAACTGCACCAGCAAAATTTCATGCCTGGAACTTTATGTGTAAAGCCTAAGTTGATCAATTTGATTCTTAAATCCCATGAAAAGCAAATTACCTAGCTTTTTTACCGAAGGTTGAAAAAGCATATAtattaatgcaataaaacttGTTCTTATTCCTCTTTGGATGACAATACATCACTATATGTGATGTAGGCTCTGAAATCTTTTTTGACTTGCACCCTTTCATCGAAAGATCGACCgataaaaaatcatactaaTACTTTTCAAagcaaattatataatactagtatattatttgaaactagttatatttataattatatacttgTGCACGGCGTATTCTTGACCAAATTCCTGCTTGTTCCGTACTGGGAGTTTATGA harbors:
- the LOC125221776 gene encoding ADP-ribosylation factor 1, whose amino-acid sequence is MGLSFTKLFSRLFAKKEMRILMVGLDAAGKTTILYKLKLGEIVTTIPTIGFNVETVEYKNISFTVWDVGGQDKIRPLWRHYFQNTQGLIFVVDSNDRDRVVEARDELHRMLNEDELRDAVLLVFANKQDLPNAMNAAEITDKLGLHSLRQRHWYIQSTCATSGEGLYEGLDWLSNNIANKS